Proteins from one Telopea speciosissima isolate NSW1024214 ecotype Mountain lineage chromosome 1, Tspe_v1, whole genome shotgun sequence genomic window:
- the LOC122648828 gene encoding uncharacterized protein LOC122648828: SGGLPSVLVVQKNLDVGEVLVVDASCIVAMTASINFQVKYSGPMRRVVFGSENLVTAVLTGPGLVIVQSLPFFRLSQRIARAVTSPNLRENPKFFIQIAIFFFLAYVMIVSSFILTDV; the protein is encoded by the exons TCTGGGGGACTCCCTTCTGTGCTAGTTGTACAGAAAAATCTTGACGTGGGTGAAGTACTCGTTGTTGATGCCTCTTGCATTGTTGCCATGACAGCttccataaattttcaagtaaaatacTCTGGCCCCATGAGGCGGGTGGTCTTCGGG AGTGAGAACCTAGTTACTGCTGTCTTAACTGGGCCGGGCTTAGTCATCGTTCAGAGTTTGCCCTTCTTCCGACTTTCTCAGCGCATTGCAAG AGCGGTTACATCACCGAACTTGAGGGAAAATCCGAAGTTCTTCATTCAAATagctatatttttctttttagcaTATGTTATGATTGTATCATCGTTTATCTTGACAGATGTCtaa